The sequence TAGTGGCCTAGGACACCGCCCTTTCACGGCGGTAACGGGGGTTCGAACCCCCCTGGGGACGCCATATTGTTTTTTGCTCGGACAATGTGGGTTAAAAAAATGAGTAAGCATATCGAGCTGCTGTAAAGACTGAATCTGATTTAGTCCCCATCGTCTAGTGGCCTAGGACACCGCCCTTTCACGGCGGTAACGGGGGTTCGAACCCCCCTGGGGACGCCAATTGGCTGTCTGTTTACCCGGTATTTGTTAAACGGGGTCTAATTTAAAAATAATAACTCAACTGTGCTCTTATGTGATCGTCATCCTTGAACATAAACACAGGATCTGATGCGGAAATACCGTTAAAGAGACGAAGTTCCAGTTCCGCTTTCCAGCTATCTCCTATTCTACGACTCGCCTCCACGCTGAACAACTTTGTATTTCGTGTCCTGTCAAAAATGACGCCTGCCAGAATCTGGCTATCCTGAACGTCATTAAAACCAAACCTTAATGCAGTCAAAATATCATCCTGAAAAATGGTTTGTTGGGTTAGTGCGGTCATATTGTTATAACCGCGGCTGTCATACATGTATTCAACCACGACGCCTAAATCCAGTCCTGATTCAAATAAATCAAACAACGTGTATTCGACTCCACCGGTAGCGGCAAAAATTGCGGAGCCCTGGCCTAGTCTGACCAGCGATTCCAGCTTCCAAAGCCAACTTCCTTGGGTGACTTGCACATCGAGACTGGTTTGATCGATATAGTCATAATAGGGAATCAGTTTTGTGAGTTCGCCTTGGGTGTCAAAAGTCGGGACAATGGTCGGTTGTCGTGCCGTTCCATGAAAATGGGCCAGGCCTATATCCCAATCACCGATGCTTTGTGACCAGCGGGCTGCATAAGCCAAATGTTTTTCGGCGCCATGCTTTTCAAATTGCGCGTCTCCCATATCAATCATAGGGTCTGTGCGAAGGCGGCCTTCAATTCCTGGAAATGTTCTTTCTCTGAACCCGGTAAGAAAAAATAAATCTACTGTCCCCCAATCGTTAACCCAGGCAAAATTAATCATGGGTTGGCCCAATTTGTCTTCGCCGTCGGTATTTTCAACGAAATCAGTTTGATTGATAATATCAACCAGATGGATTCCCTCTGTCACGCCCCAAAATACTTTGTGAAAGCCGACACGCAATTCCCAATGGTCGGTCGCTTTTTCCCAGGTCAATTCGCGAATATCAAAATGCGTTCGTCGGTTATCGTGTTGAGAGTAACGGTAGAAAGGTACAAAGGTAAAGCTTTGCTTGTCATTATCCCAGCGTCGATAAAACTCGGGTTGTATTACCCCTGAGATGTAATTATTGTGCTGCCGGCTGTCTGTTCCGTCATTAAAAAAACCCAGATTTTCCGCGCCAACGTAACCGGATATTTCCCAATTGGAAAATAGCGTATCGATGTTGTCTCTTGCGCCAAGAGGCGTTTTAGACGTCAATACGGGCGCAGGTTCAGCGTTATCAGTTTTTTGTTTAGA comes from Methylicorpusculum oleiharenae and encodes:
- a CDS encoding AMIN domain-containing protein: MNYFRSGLLVANLLLLTPAVNAQKTELLDLAFNEGNETSQFILSFTSIPEHNVFFLDNPPRLVIDLFDAKLTNTFIQPPTKHPEFLRLRYAQRNQKDFRLVLDLNKPVNKDNQVATVDKTDMGKLIIQLNHQSQHTLIEPLTQQVPLPRQIIDTPLSSNVETDLTGSKQKTDNAEPAPVLTSKTPLGARDNIDTLFSNWEISGYVGAENLGFFNDGTDSRQHNNYISGVIQPEFYRRWDNDKQSFTFVPFYRYSQHDNRRTHFDIRELTWEKATDHWELRVGFHKVFWGVTEGIHLVDIINQTDFVENTDGEDKLGQPMINFAWVNDWGTVDLFFLTGFRERTFPGIEGRLRTDPMIDMGDAQFEKHGAEKHLAYAARWSQSIGDWDIGLAHFHGTARQPTIVPTFDTQGELTKLIPYYDYIDQTSLDVQVTQGSWLWKLESLVRLGQGSAIFAATGGVEYTLFDLFESGLDLGVVVEYMYDSRGYNNMTALTQQTIFQDDILTALRFGFNDVQDSQILAGVIFDRTRNTKLFSVEASRRIGDSWKAELELRLFNGISASDPVFMFKDDDHIRAQLSYYF